The region CATATCGAAAAGGGCAGGAAGGCGATTGTCTACACCAATTTCGAGGATGAGTTGGGTGTTGCGACAGAGCTCGACTTGCCGCAGGTTGGCGAGGTGGATTTTGCCCGTTTCAAGAAGAAGGCACGGCATTTCCTGCGCGACCACGAGGGCCACATTGCGATCGCCAAGCTACGTCATGGCAAGCCGCTAACCCCCACCGACATTGCCGAACTGCAGCAGATGTTGATAACGGCCGGGATCGGCGATCAGGAACATTTCGACAAGGCGACAGAGCTGGCGCATGGCTTCGGCGCGTTTATCCGATCAATTGTCGGTCTGGATCGCCATGCCGTTGTGGAAGCCTTCGGCGAATTCCTGGCAGAGGGCGCTGCCACCGCCCAGCAGATCGAATTCGTTGATATGGTGATTGAGCATCTGACGGAGAAGGGGACCATGGATCCCGGCATGCTCTACGAGAGCCCCTTCATCGACAAGGCCCCGGAGGGACCGCAGCAGGTCTTTGATTTTGAGAGGACGAAGCGTCTGATCGAGGTGATCAATGGGCTTAATGAAAGTGCAGTGGGATGAGTGAGCCCTCAGTCGATCTCAGCCGCATCGCTCTTCTCGGCATCGACGTGGGCTTCTCGAAATCAAGGGCGACCACTGGCATCGCCTGGAGCAACAACGGCGAGTTTGGAGCAGACAGAACGTATTCGGATTGGGAACGTCGCAGCCAGCACATTCCAGCGTCTACGAAGTTCTCTGTGATAGCCATCGACGGGCCGCTGGTCCCCGTCAGTTACGATGATAGCTTGGACCGTCTCTGCGAACGCCTGTTCATTCGCGGCGCATTCCAGACGCGATGCAAGCCTGGCCTGAGCAATCATGGTTATGGCAGGGATCTGCGTCGAGCTGCTGCGGAAACTGCTAATCAAGTGCTCCATCTTGCAGAACACATTGCAGGCGCATCGAGGGCGATCCGGCAGGACACTTTAATGATTGAAGCATTTCCAAACGCCTTTTTGGGGGTTCTGCTGCCAGAGGCGCGGTTTGCCCTGCCGAAGGCGGGTAAACGCAAGAAATTTGATTGGCTGTATGAGCATGCCGTCGATAGCGGCGTTCTTTCAGACCTGTTTCAAAAGATTGGCTGGCATAATCCTCAGCTGTTGACCGCACTTCTTGGCGAGCGCGACCACGAAAAGCGGGCTGCATGGATCTGCTTACTCACTGCGGGATGCGCCGCAATTGGCGAAGCTGTGGTCGTGGGCGACGATATAGGCGGCTGGTTTTGGCTGCCGCCCCAGGATCAATGGGCTGGATGGGCGCGGGAAGCGCTTGAGAAGAACAGGTTGGCTCTGGCGTAGCGCTATTTGAGGCAGGGGAGCTTGCTGGCCGGCTTGGTGCACCAAAACGATGTATCGCAGTGCAAAGCGCGAGGCGTGCGCCGGTGAATCTCTCTGGCGTTTTACAGCCAGACGTCATCACTGCGTTGCAGAAGTGGTTGACGGCAAACGCGTCGATTTGACGGGATCTCGCAGAAGCCGGGCCAACGTTTTCGGATGCACGCCATATGTGGCAGCGACCTCTGCGACGGACGCCAAGTCTATTTCGATTGCCAAGCGCGCAGCTTCGGTCTGCTCCACTGTCATCGAGCAACGGCGTCCGATGCGAGATCCTCGCGCTCTCGCAGCTTCCATTCCTGCCTTGGTTCGCTCGCTTATGATCGCTCGTTCAAATTCTGCCATTGCTGCCATCATGTGAAAAACCAGCCGCCCGCCCGATGACGATGTGTCGATACTCTCAGTCAAAGACCGGAAGTCACAGCCCCTCTTCGATAGACCGTTCACGGTCTGAATCAGGTCGACAAGAGATCTTCCAAGCCTGTCGAGCCGCCAAACGATGAGCATGTCACCCCGCTTTAGTTTCTTGAGAGCCTTGAGAAGACCAGGACGCTGGAAGTCGGCACCGGATAGTCCGTGATCGGTGCAGATTTCCGAGCATCCTGCCGCCTCCAACGCGGCGATCTGCAGTCCGAGGTTCTGTTCGACCGTTGATACACGGGCATAACCGACCAGCTTCATGTTCATTACCTTCACACGCCGTTTTCTTGCTAAGCGATTGACATAAAGGAACCTTTTCGCTCTGTCGGTCATTAAATGGAGCTTCTCCGGAAGCCCTTGAAACTACAGGATGCTTCCAGATAAGCAGTTACAGCTGACCTCTATCGGACAAAGGTTCCCTTTCGCTCTTGCAGGCACATCTAGGCCCGATTAGCAGTGAGGAGTGCATGGACGTTTCATTGATCATTTTTGCATCAGGCTTTGTGTTCGGTGGCGCTTGCGCGATATTGGCGGCAAATAAAGGCCGCGATCCGATTGGATGGTTCGCGCTCGGCTTCTTCTTCAGCATCATCGCGTTGATCGTAATTGCTGCACTATCGCCTGCAGTGAAATCTGACCGTGTTCTGTCGAAGCGACGCCAGGGAAAGGGCGAATTCGCACCCAATCCCAAAGATCCAGAGCGTCCCTGGCTAGGATGAGACGCTCCGACAATCGTCTGCCTCCGCGATTGGTCAGGTCGGCCTGATGTAATTCGATGCGTGAGATGCCGAACCGCCTGAGAAGAATGTCGCATGTCCTTCCTCTTCGGCCAGCTTCTGGTTTAGCACAGCGACCACGTCACCATAAGTGCGACGCTTATCACGCCACATGGGGTAGAGCTTGCCGCAGAGCCTGCGAAATTCAGGCTCGTATTCGAGAGGGAAGGGGTCCGGATCAAAAGCAAGGCATTCGCACAGCTGGCGCAGGGTCAAACGGCAGCCGTCGTGAACGCCCACGCAGTGGCTGTCACGGATGTAGGCGTAGTAATTGACGCGGTTTCGAAAGAACCGGCGTATATCAGTAAAGTTCATTTTGGTTTCCTTAAATAGCAAAAGGCTGCGACCGCGCTCTCGCGGGACGCTCTATATCTTCGTAGCTGATGGCCGAAACGACTTGCCGAAAGGATATCACCTCGTAATCGTTCCCTATATTTACATACTCTTTGAAAGAAGAAGCTGTAATAGGGAATGATTACATCCCGGCTCGGCGTTTAGTGGCAAGACGTGACTGGAGCGGCACCTGCCTTCCTACGATGGTTCGCGACGTTAATAGAGATCCGCTTCCGGTCTGCGTCCAGAACAGGGGATGCGGACCCGGTGATCTTGACGGTGATATCGATGGCCTCAGCAGATGCCGCGCTACATCTAGCTATTAGCGGGCACAGGTCGCACGGCGCACGATTGACATCGATGGTCTCGGCGATTCCGAAACAGCTGGGGAGAAGATCTGCCTGATCAAGCTTGACGACCGGCCTGACCTCCCAGGCACGATCGTTGGCTGCGATCTTTGCGCGGTGCACAAGCTCTTCGCGATCTTCGTCCGGGGGTGCTAACGCAAGCCCCTGCTCCAGACTCAGATGACGCTTGATGAATACACTGTCGGCGATCTGGTCGGCCAGCGGCCGGTGCTCGTGCCGGATCTCTGACGTCATCAGCTCGCAGAAATCCTCCTGAGGTGGCAAAACGCGGTAGTTCTCCGTCCGGTAGTGAGGAATGTCTGCGACGCTCTTCATGCGAAGCGGGAGCACATCCTCAACGTGCTCGTGAAACAACGCCCACCAGGCCACGCTATTCCTCTTCGATGCATGAAGCTGGTTAGGCAGCATGGTCCAGAAGCGCTTGCGGCGGGACGCGAAGTAAAAGCTGAAGTCGACCAGCAAATCATACGGGACGAAGATTGCGTCGGTCCGGGCGCGTGCACGCCAGAGCGCGGTAAACCAGCGAGCACGCTCGGAAGGAACGCCGGTCTTGGTGCCCGATACCGCTTCAGCGAGCCCCATATCAACGTTGCGGCTCACATACCGCCGGAGCCCAGCGATGTAGTGCTGTCCGAACTGCATTGTAGCCTCCAGGGGAGACATGAAGCGATAGTCAAACCAGCGCTTCATCATCAACTGGCTCTCGTCCTTCCAGTCCGTGGGGTGAAGGACAGTCCGCATTCGAACTATATCCGCAATACGTTTATCAAGCTTTGCCTTATCCATTGGCACAGTTTCTCCTTCGGGCGACCAAAGTCGTCCGGCTAGTGTTCTTCGAGGGTCGGCAAGCGCTTGCTGTTTTGAGTTATAGCAAGATGGCGAAGCGAGCGCATATGATCGCTAAAGAATCTTCAAGCCTCGGCTTGTGCGCACTGACTCGAGGTTTCGCGTAGGAGCGTTCCATTAACCAAAGTGATGCGCTGCACTGTCAGGCAGATGACGCCCGTATGGGGGCTTCTCTGTCAATTTGCGGTATGGGAGGATAGGGCACCCAATCATTGCCGCTACGGAAGGCATCCCCATCGTGCGGCTTGATTTTTTCTAGGACTTCGATGTCCACGATCGAACTGGATCATGATTGACCATCTCCACAACCCTTGGCAGAGGAGGTTCAACGGCACCGGGTGGACGCGAACGAGAGGCGGACGCCCCGGTCTAGATCGTCCACGGAGAGCTTTGGCGCATGGGAGCGTTCGACAGCTGTCAGCTCCTATTCGCAGATCACGTTAATCGCCATGCCCTGGCACACTGATATAGATTGATCTACGCATGTTTCCTGGCGCGACGGCGGATATGTTTTCTCCACTGGCACCCAAGGATCGGTAGCGTCGACTAGCCGGCTCACCAGTGCGGCGGTTGCGAAGTTTGGAAGCCAAGGCTCCGTTGGCTGAAAGGAACCGAGGTGAAAGGCACCTGATGCAACTCAAGCGCGTTGCGTAATCTTTACATCGGCACCAAAAACGCTTGAAATGGGAAAAATCCGCAAGATGATGTAAACATCATGACAAGGTTGGGTCCAAATCGGCAGTGTTTTTGAGCTTAGGGGAAGGATATTCGCAACCTAAGATATATGTCTTTAACAGATTTCGTCGGTCAACCTTGACGGATTCGGTGCTGAGGCAAGGTTTATGTAAACGTCGCGCAAGGCAACGCCATCAACCGTATATTAATCTATCCCAGCCGAGCCACGAGGTCATCAGCGCTGAGATGGGTGTAGCGCTTCAACATCCGGAGCTCCTTGTGTCCAGAGATGCTGCTAACTTCGATGATGTTCAGTCCACGCTCGAAAAGACGGCTGACGCCTTCGTGGCGCAGGTCGTGGAAGCGCAGTGACTTGATACCTGCCCGGATCAACAACCTGCGCCACGCCTGCTCCAGCGCTCCCGGTGTCATCGGAAAAACCTTAGATAGATCTACCACAGCCCGCTCCTTCCACTCCGTCAGTGCATCGAATGCTCTCTGGGATAGCGGCACCTCGCGACTGGATCCGTTCTTAGTCATCGTAAGCGTGATTACCCGGCGATTGTGGGAGATATCAGACCAGCGCAACCCAAGGATTTCACCACGCCGCATCCCTGTCTCGATCGCCAAGATCAGCAGCGTCTTGAAGTATGGCGTCTGCCCGCCGTCGCAGCCATTGAGGAGGCGCTGTTCCTCGGTGCCCGTCAACCGTCTGCTGCGTTCGTTACGAATGACCGGACGGCGCACCAGCTTCACCACATTCTTGGCAAGCGGCAATCCCCAATCGCGGATTGCCACTTCAAGGACATGGCTGAGAATAGCAAGCTCCCGGACAGTGGTAGATGGAGCTACGGCTTGAAGGCGTTCATCCCGGAACGAAGCAATGTCCTGCTGACTCAGTCCGATCAGCGTTCGGTAGGCGAGATCATGACGACGCAGCACGTCAATCCGCTGGATTTCCTGGACGGAGCCGCGCTTCAAAGGAGAGACTTCCCGCTGGTATCGTTCAAGAAGCTGTCCGAGCGTTGTGCTCTCGAGGATCTTCGTGTCCGGCGCCGCACCGAACCGGTCCACCTGCGCTTCGAGATCACGCGCCCACTTTTCAGCTTCGAGCTTCGTGTCAAAGCTCTTGCAGCGTGGCTTCATGCCGCGGCGACGAACCTGTGCTTGCCAGCGTCCTCTGAGTTTTCTGATTGTTGCCATGTGATCTCCAAGCGATGTTGAAGATCATGCGTAGGACGTCCCCGGAGGGGTGCCAAGGATTATCATGGCCGCTGTCAGGTTCACCCAATTTGCGTTCTAACAGCACCATACGAGTTTAAATCTTTACAGGATTTTGGGAACTGTCAGAACCTTGCTGGAGGTAAGCTCTTTTTATGTCAGCTATAGCCTGCGCTCCATATTTGTTGGCTAGGCGGGAAATAAAAGCAGGCTCGATATCCTCGGCAAATGACAAGTGACCAGCTAATCGGCATATGTCTGCGTTTGACAGCACACCCAGCGTCCACCTGTGAACGCCAGCCCTGATGTTTCGTTTTCTCTGCTGACCTAAAGAAACACTCCCGTCATTTGTCAATATTAAACCAGTAACCATGCGTTTATACTTTTTCGTCGCAAGAACGGTCTTGTCATGGTTAATTTTAAGCCGTGGAGACCGAAGATCTTTAACAATACGCTCGAGTGCTTTTGGAACTCCTGTCAGAAAACCAGTTCTTTGCGCTGAGAACGTGATGTCATCTGCGTATCTTGTATAAGTGACCTTCTGAGAGGCACAATACGCTTGCATCGCAATATCAAAATCAAACATAAGAATATTTGACAAAGGCGGCGATGATGGTGCTCCTATAGCCAGTCTTAAGACAGTTGAATGCCGGTTTTTTCTTCTAAACATTATTTTTGAACTTAACTCGACGTCCTCTTCATCGTTAAAAACTTTGTGTCGATGACAATATTCCTGCCAGTCCTCAGCCCGAAGGGATGGAAAAAAGTCTTGAAAATCAAACTTCAAGATCGGACCATTGTGGGAGTGGGCCTGAGCATTCTGCTTTAGGCCGATACCGGGGCGATAAGCCATCGCAGCCGGGTGCACTGGCAGCTTGGAGAGGACAATATCATTCAAGGCTCGCTGCAGGACCTTTAGTTCTCGGGCTGGCTGCGCTATTTCTCGCCGCCCGCCCCGTCGCTTCGCGATACTATAGACTTTGTAGCGGTCGGGGGAGTTGCTTATTATCGCGCGAAGGTCCCTGTCACTTAGGCCTGTAGCGGTCGAGAGAGCTTTTAAAATTTCACTCATCTGACGCTGCCATAGAATTGAGTAATAACACTGTAACGAAGTGGCTCATGGTCTTTCCAGTGTTCGCGGATGGCGAGACGACGGCGGGCCTTGTTCTGCAGGGCCCTGCTTACTTTGGTCGTTATGACAGCAGCGTCAGGAAGTGGGTTTGCAATAAAAAACTCGTCAAGACCCTTTTTTCGTCGGGCGATCCACTCGACAGACTCCGCGCACAGAAGGTATCTCTTCAGATCCGGCGTAGGAACATATACACCGACGATCAGAAGTAGTTCATCTATTTCATTGAACGTGAGTGCGCCGTATTCTTGTATTAAACCGACAATAAGTTTTATGATGTGGCCAGGCCGGTCAATGTTAAAAGTCGTAGGATCCCGCGTCGTAGCCAATCTTAGTTTTAATGGTGCCTGCAGCTGCTCTTTCAGCACGCCGATTTTGATGCCCCCAGGCGCACTCACGTCGCCGACATCAGCATCATCTATTACGAAAATAGACGTATTCCCGTGCTTGCGCTCAAGAAAGCGTAACGGTCCGAGCCTGATGAAAGAGGTTTCCCCCTTGCCCCGCCAGTGTCTGTCTCTAACTACCACAAGCAGCCTTGAAGCAATCTCTTGAATGACGCAAAACGCTCCTAGCTCTGCCATGCTTCCCTCGCTTTCACAAAAAAGCAGGATCAGATCGGAAATCTCCGCCAAATCGGTCTCAAACTGGAGAACGTCCTCATATGAATCAGCGAAAATGTGAAGTTTGGTAATATCCTCCGCTTGGATAATCGCTTTTCCTTTTATTGCAGGGTTATCCAGGATCTTGAGAAAGCCATCTCGTAATGACAGCGCAACTGGCTCATCGATATTGGAATATGGACCTCCGCAAAGGAACACTACTGCAGAAGGAGATTGGACATGGATTTTGTCCACGTCCAATTCCTCTGCAAATAGCAACATAGCTTACCCTTGAAGCCCTGTAAGGTAGGGATTGATTATCGAGCGGAGCGTCCCGAAGGGCGATGTTCAATCACTACCTTACAGGGCACCAAAATTCCGCAATATAATGAGGTCCAGCGAAGCGCTAGACCAAGTGCTAGACAATGCACTCAATACACGTAAGCCAATCGACGATAGCCGGACGAGACAAAATGTCAACTCAGTTTCCCAGCCGTGAACAAGCTAGATCTCGAGGTCACGTCGTTAAACTATCAAACGTATTCGAAGTTCCGGATCGTCACCAAGTCCAAACGGTGTTGAAGATCACGAGTGGGATACCTGTAAACTGGTGCCAAGGCATGTTCGTCCGACCGAAACGACAAGAAGTATTGTCGATTTAGGTTCCTCCAACGATTGCGAGAGTTCGCTGGACATAGGTCCGCACCTCATGCTCAACAAACGTAGTGTTAGGGTCGTGATGGAAAGGAGCTGTGTAACTGTTGATATCATCAAGCTCGTTGTATTGAGATGATAGTGGATGATTGAGATCAGACCGGATTATCCCGATCATCTCACCCAGCCATTTTCCCTCAAGAATTTGGTTCGGAAACCGGTAGCGAATGTATTTTTCAAGCAGTGGGCGCATCACGGTTCGCATATCCCGTGCGTCACCGGCACGGCCTTCGGCGAAATCTTGTAACCTCATATGATCTTGCAAATACCCTTCCTTAACCTCAAGCTCAATGTCCCAAGGCTCTATCGAAGAGCCGGTTGCGCTCGTAGAAAGCTGGAATGGTGTGCACACAGCATTATGAATCATGCCGCGAACTGTATCGAGGAAGAATTTGTCGTGGCTAAGCAAAATGATCTGGGCAGCCCTACCCGGATCGCCCGTTCGCACAATCTCCTTCGCGGTCATCGCTCTCCGGAAGTCGTCGAGGCTGGTAAAAGGATCGTCGAAAACAACGATCCTGTCCCGGATGTCAGGGTCTCGTTTGAGTTGCGATAAGAAGAATGCAAGCGCAAAAGTGCTCTTATCCCCAGCGCTCATCGTAGTGTCGAAACCAGGAGCGCTAGGACTGGACCTAGTCACATCGATGTCACTGGTCTCGAAGCGGAGGCAGTAGGTGGATTGGGGCGTCTTGCCGACATAAGTCTTGCTGCATCGTGCTAGTCTGAAACTCGCACCGAACGAGGTGAGGAACTGATTGATATCGGCTTCATAATCACCGAGAATTTTCTCGTCGTAAGCGTCGAGCGCCGATTTTTT is a window of Agrobacterium vaccinii DNA encoding:
- a CDS encoding DUF429 domain-containing protein → MSEPSVDLSRIALLGIDVGFSKSRATTGIAWSNNGEFGADRTYSDWERRSQHIPASTKFSVIAIDGPLVPVSYDDSLDRLCERLFIRGAFQTRCKPGLSNHGYGRDLRRAAAETANQVLHLAEHIAGASRAIRQDTLMIEAFPNAFLGVLLPEARFALPKAGKRKKFDWLYEHAVDSGVLSDLFQKIGWHNPQLLTALLGERDHEKRAAWICLLTAGCAAIGEAVVVGDDIGGWFWLPPQDQWAGWAREALEKNRLALA
- a CDS encoding recombinase family protein, coding for MKLVGYARVSTVEQNLGLQIAALEAAGCSEICTDHGLSGADFQRPGLLKALKKLKRGDMLIVWRLDRLGRSLVDLIQTVNGLSKRGCDFRSLTESIDTSSSGGRLVFHMMAAMAEFERAIISERTKAGMEAARARGSRIGRRCSMTVEQTEAARLAIEIDLASVAEVAATYGVHPKTLARLLRDPVKSTRLPSTTSATQ
- a CDS encoding site-specific integrase; translation: MATIRKLRGRWQAQVRRRGMKPRCKSFDTKLEAEKWARDLEAQVDRFGAAPDTKILESTTLGQLLERYQREVSPLKRGSVQEIQRIDVLRRHDLAYRTLIGLSQQDIASFRDERLQAVAPSTTVRELAILSHVLEVAIRDWGLPLAKNVVKLVRRPVIRNERSRRLTGTEEQRLLNGCDGGQTPYFKTLLILAIETGMRRGEILGLRWSDISHNRRVITLTMTKNGSSREVPLSQRAFDALTEWKERAVVDLSKVFPMTPGALEQAWRRLLIRAGIKSLRFHDLRHEGVSRLFERGLNIIEVSSISGHKELRMLKRYTHLSADDLVARLG
- a CDS encoding retron St85 family RNA-directed DNA polymerase; translation: MSEILKALSTATGLSDRDLRAIISNSPDRYKVYSIAKRRGGRREIAQPARELKVLQRALNDIVLSKLPVHPAAMAYRPGIGLKQNAQAHSHNGPILKFDFQDFFPSLRAEDWQEYCHRHKVFNDEEDVELSSKIMFRRKNRHSTVLRLAIGAPSSPPLSNILMFDFDIAMQAYCASQKVTYTRYADDITFSAQRTGFLTGVPKALERIVKDLRSPRLKINHDKTVLATKKYKRMVTGLILTNDGSVSLGQQRKRNIRAGVHRWTLGVLSNADICRLAGHLSFAEDIEPAFISRLANKYGAQAIADIKRAYLQQGSDSSQNPVKI
- a CDS encoding retron St85 family effector protein → MLLFAEELDVDKIHVQSPSAVVFLCGGPYSNIDEPVALSLRDGFLKILDNPAIKGKAIIQAEDITKLHIFADSYEDVLQFETDLAEISDLILLFCESEGSMAELGAFCVIQEIASRLLVVVRDRHWRGKGETSFIRLGPLRFLERKHGNTSIFVIDDADVGDVSAPGGIKIGVLKEQLQAPLKLRLATTRDPTTFNIDRPGHIIKLIVGLIQEYGALTFNEIDELLLIVGVYVPTPDLKRYLLCAESVEWIARRKKGLDEFFIANPLPDAAVITTKVSRALQNKARRRLAIREHWKDHEPLRYSVITQFYGSVR